The Chitinophagales bacterium genome window below encodes:
- a CDS encoding VOC family protein, with translation MKRVTGIGGIFFKCKNPGKMNEWYKTHLGFDISPYGTKFDWKQDNDTSETGYTLWSTFPDDTKYFEPSSKDFMINYRVDDLESLVAELKKEGVTVLDEIATYDYGKFVHILDIEGNKIELWEEPKN, from the coding sequence ATGAAAAGAGTAACAGGAATAGGCGGTATTTTTTTTAAATGTAAAAATCCCGGAAAAATGAATGAATGGTATAAAACTCATTTGGGGTTTGATATTTCTCCCTACGGAACTAAATTTGACTGGAAACAAGATAATGATACCTCAGAAACGGGCTACACACTTTGGAGCACTTTCCCCGATGATACCAAATATTTTGAGCCATCTTCTAAAGATTTTATGATAAATTATCGGGTGGATGATTTGGAAAGTTTGGTAGCTGAACTTAAAAAAGAAGGCGTTACCGTTTTAGATGAAATAGCAACCTATGATTATGGCAAGTTTGTTCACATTTTAGATATAGAAGGCAATAAAATTGAACTTTGGGAAGAACCTAAAAATTAG
- a CDS encoding peptidoglycan synthetase: MDIHFIAIGGAVMHNLAICLKNLGHNVTGSDDVIFDPSKSNLEKNGLLPNKIGFYEENISQNLDAVILGMHAKPNNIELKKAQKLNIPIYSFPQFIYEQSKDKKRVVIAGSHGKTTTTAMIMHVLKENNFEFDYLVGSSLAGFELSVKLTKAPLIILEGDEYLSSPIDRTSKFHFYKPDITMVTGIAWDHVNVFPTWGSYVQTFDTYLSNLSKDATAILYQNDATLQALKTHCACKILEYNTPNYTIKNGITFLKDDSQEYALAIFGKHNLENLEGARLVCNELGISNSDFYKAISTFKGTARRLEKIDLNNDIIAFRDFAHSPSKLEATINSVKEQYPNKKLIACMELHTFSSTDATFLSEYKNTMQKADTAIIYMSEKAFAIKQKQEIADKVIKQNFNRNDIKTLRTPQELEKELVQYKNDNNVFLLMSSGSFDGLDFKELLGN, encoded by the coding sequence ATGGATATACATTTTATTGCAATTGGGGGTGCCGTAATGCACAATTTGGCTATTTGCCTTAAAAATTTAGGACATAATGTAACGGGTTCTGATGATGTTATTTTTGATCCGTCAAAATCTAATCTTGAAAAAAATGGACTATTACCCAATAAAATAGGTTTTTACGAAGAAAATATTAGCCAAAATTTAGATGCTGTTATTTTGGGTATGCACGCCAAACCCAATAATATTGAATTAAAAAAAGCTCAAAAGTTAAATATTCCTATTTATTCTTTTCCTCAGTTTATATATGAGCAAAGTAAAGATAAAAAACGTGTAGTGATAGCCGGTAGCCATGGCAAAACTACTACTACTGCCATGATAATGCACGTGCTTAAAGAAAACAATTTTGAATTTGATTATTTAGTAGGCTCTTCTTTGGCAGGGTTTGAACTAAGTGTAAAACTTACCAAAGCACCACTTATTATTTTAGAAGGAGATGAATATCTATCTTCGCCTATTGATAGAACTTCAAAATTCCATTTTTACAAACCCGATATTACTATGGTAACGGGCATAGCGTGGGATCACGTAAATGTTTTTCCTACTTGGGGAAGTTATGTGCAAACTTTTGATACTTATTTAAGTAATTTAAGTAAAGATGCAACAGCAATTTTGTACCAAAATGACGCTACACTGCAAGCATTAAAAACTCACTGTGCGTGCAAAATATTAGAATACAATACGCCTAATTACACTATTAAAAATGGCATTACTTTTTTAAAAGATGATAGTCAAGAATATGCTTTAGCTATTTTTGGCAAGCATAATTTAGAAAATTTAGAAGGAGCCAGATTAGTTTGTAATGAACTGGGTATTTCTAATTCAGATTTTTATAAGGCAATAAGCACTTTTAAGGGAACAGCCCGAAGATTAGAAAAAATTGACCTAAATAATGACATTATTGCATTCAGAGATTTTGCTCACTCGCCTTCAAAATTAGAGGCAACAATTAATAGCGTAAAAGAACAATATCCTAATAAAAAACTAATAGCATGTATGGAACTGCACACCTTTAGCAGTACAGATGCTACATTTTTAAGCGAATATAAAAACACTATGCAAAAAGCCGATACCGCCATTATTTACATGAGTGAAAAAGCTTTTGCTATAAAACAAAAGCAAGAAATAGCAGATAAAGTTATCAAGCAAAATTTTAACAGAAATGATATTAAAACACTAAGAACACCTCAAGAGCTTGAAAAGGAATTAGTACAATACAAAAATGACAATAATGTATTTTTATTAATGAGTAGTGGCAGTTTTGATGGCTTGGATTTTAAAGAATTATTGGGGAATTAG
- a CDS encoding Nif3-like dinuclear metal center hexameric protein: MKLKEIINYLQEVAHPSLQESYDNSGLIVGNENAEIDKAIVCLDAIEDVVQEAIDKEAQLIIAHHPIIFSGLKSLTGKNYIERTIIKAIQNNIAIYAIHTNLDNVLHGVNKKISDKLGLINTQILAPKTSLLSKLITFVPLVHKEEVLNALFDAGAGNIGNYSEASFSTKGIGTFMPNEDANPTIGEIGEREEVDEYKIEVLVPQFKIKTVLKALIDVHPYEEVAYDIIPLLNTNQEVGSGMVGEPNEAINTEDFLKMLQETFEVPAIKHTKIIKPQIKKVALCGGSGSFLLKDAISNKADIFITADFKYHQFFDADNQIIIADIGHYESEQFTSELLIEKLNKKFSNFAVILTEINTNPVKYFI; this comes from the coding sequence ATGAAACTTAAAGAAATAATAAATTATCTGCAAGAAGTGGCTCATCCTTCGCTTCAAGAATCTTACGATAATAGCGGATTAATAGTAGGAAACGAAAATGCAGAAATAGATAAAGCCATAGTTTGCTTAGATGCCATAGAAGATGTAGTGCAAGAAGCTATAGACAAAGAAGCTCAATTGATTATAGCCCATCACCCCATTATTTTTTCCGGTTTAAAAAGCCTTACCGGCAAAAATTATATAGAAAGAACCATTATAAAAGCCATACAAAACAACATTGCTATTTATGCCATTCATACTAATTTAGACAATGTGCTACACGGTGTAAATAAAAAAATTAGTGATAAATTAGGCTTAATAAACACTCAAATTTTAGCACCCAAAACATCTTTGCTAAGCAAATTAATAACTTTTGTTCCCTTAGTGCATAAAGAAGAAGTGCTAAATGCCCTTTTTGACGCAGGAGCAGGAAACATAGGAAATTATAGCGAAGCCAGTTTTAGCACCAAAGGAATAGGAACTTTTATGCCAAATGAAGATGCCAACCCCACCATAGGAGAAATAGGCGAACGAGAAGAAGTAGATGAATATAAAATAGAAGTTTTAGTACCTCAATTTAAAATAAAAACCGTTTTAAAAGCATTAATAGATGTTCATCCTTACGAAGAAGTGGCTTACGATATTATTCCGCTGCTTAATACAAACCAAGAAGTAGGCAGTGGCATGGTAGGCGAACCAAACGAAGCTATAAATACAGAAGACTTTTTAAAAATGCTACAAGAAACTTTTGAAGTGCCAGCCATTAAACATACCAAAATAATAAAGCCACAAATTAAAAAAGTAGCTTTATGCGGAGGCTCGGGTAGTTTTTTGTTAAAAGATGCTATTTCTAACAAGGCAGATATTTTTATTACGGCAGATTTTAAGTATCATCAATTTTTTGATGCTGATAATCAAATAATTATAGCAGATATTGGTCATTATGAAAGTGAACAATTTACTTCGGAATTATTAATTGAAAAATTGAATAAAAAATTTAGTAATTTTGCAGTCATTTTGACGGAAATAAACACAAATCCCGTAAAATATTTTATTTAA
- a CDS encoding DUF4126 domain-containing protein: MATQIIMSIFLGVGLAAAAGFRVFLPLLALSIASHFNVIPLGETFEWVGSIPAMIALGLASLLEIGAYYIPWVDNLLDTAAVPLATLAGTGVVAASVTDLSPMLTWGLAIIAGGGTAGVIKSATAGTRLVSTAATAGVGNHAVSTIETGTSVLLIFLAIVIPVLAIIAVIGILYLVYRIFKKLANRNKKSEEVKVGEQADYSA; this comes from the coding sequence ATGGCAACACAAATAATAATGAGTATCTTTTTGGGTGTAGGCTTAGCCGCTGCCGCAGGGTTTAGAGTTTTTTTGCCTTTATTAGCACTAAGTATAGCCAGCCATTTCAATGTTATACCTTTAGGAGAAACATTTGAGTGGGTAGGTTCTATACCTGCTATGATAGCCTTAGGTTTAGCTTCACTTCTTGAAATAGGAGCGTACTATATTCCGTGGGTAGATAATTTATTAGATACCGCAGCCGTGCCATTGGCAACATTGGCAGGAACGGGCGTAGTGGCAGCATCAGTTACAGATTTAAGTCCTATGCTTACGTGGGGGCTTGCCATAATAGCCGGTGGTGGCACAGCCGGAGTAATAAAAAGTGCCACAGCCGGCACAAGGTTAGTTTCTACAGCGGCTACTGCCGGAGTGGGAAATCATGCCGTTTCTACCATAGAAACAGGCACATCGGTTCTCTTGATATTTTTAGCCATAGTTATTCCCGTATTAGCCATAATAGCTGTTATAGGTATATTGTATTTGGTGTATAGAATTTTTAAGAAATTGGCTAATAGAAACAAAAAATCTGAAGAAGTTAAAGTAGGAGAGCAAGCTGATTATTCGGCTTAA
- a CDS encoding S8 family peptidase yields the protein MSYISLSAQQYYWIEFTDKNNSDYSIENPQEFLSQRAIDRRAFFNIPITVSDLPVSKKYKQQITNLDAHVLKTSKWINGVFVSSQNINFEQELSQLDFIKRVIKIQIENTKSITSKFEIEQNNITSEITEEEYGYAWNNINTINGQYLHENEYLGSTIDIAVMDNGFKNVDVNPYFDSLRTMGKLHGAYNFVDNTPNVFSNGEHGAFVMSTLAAYKKDTLVGTAPLANYYLFTTEDENHEGLPEEVNWVMAAEWADSALGTWVVLTTSLGYTNGFNDPGTNHTYADMDGNTTIITRAADMAAQKGMLVVNSAGNEGTSSWHYIGAPADGDSVLALGAITVDKEMAVFSSYGPSSDNRTKPNVSALGQGVIAVNPFQELKSISGTSFSCPITSGMAACLWEAFPQKSNMEIFYAIQQSAHLYYAPQNQFGYGIPNFKIAFQILQAGANGENKLKVFPNPADNELNIFFVEQKEGKYTINIADASGAIVYKESDYAKTYTSKIDVNFLPQGVYYLSVQQGKKVYKSKFIKE from the coding sequence TTGAGTTATATTTCACTTAGTGCACAGCAGTATTATTGGATAGAATTTACCGACAAAAACAATTCGGACTATAGTATAGAAAACCCTCAGGAATTCTTATCGCAACGAGCAATAGACAGACGAGCTTTTTTTAATATTCCTATTACTGTTTCAGATTTACCCGTTTCAAAAAAATACAAGCAACAGATTACTAATTTAGATGCCCATGTTTTAAAAACTTCCAAATGGATAAATGGAGTATTTGTTTCAAGTCAAAATATAAATTTTGAGCAGGAATTAAGTCAGTTAGATTTTATTAAAAGGGTAATTAAAATTCAAATAGAAAATACCAAAAGTATTACCTCAAAGTTTGAAATAGAACAAAATAATATTACCAGCGAAATAACAGAAGAAGAATACGGCTATGCTTGGAATAATATAAATACCATAAACGGGCAATATTTGCATGAAAATGAATATTTAGGTAGCACTATAGATATTGCTGTAATGGATAATGGTTTTAAAAATGTAGATGTTAATCCATATTTTGATTCATTAAGAACTATGGGAAAACTGCATGGGGCATATAATTTTGTAGATAATACGCCTAATGTTTTTTCAAATGGCGAACACGGAGCTTTTGTAATGTCAACTTTGGCGGCATATAAAAAAGATACATTAGTAGGTACTGCACCTTTGGCTAATTATTATTTATTTACTACAGAAGATGAAAACCATGAAGGTTTGCCGGAAGAAGTAAATTGGGTAATGGCAGCCGAGTGGGCAGATTCAGCATTAGGAACGTGGGTGGTACTTACAACATCATTAGGTTATACCAATGGATTTAATGACCCCGGCACCAACCACACTTATGCCGATATGGACGGCAATACCACTATTATAACCCGAGCTGCTGATATGGCGGCACAAAAAGGAATGCTGGTGGTAAATAGTGCAGGTAATGAAGGCACATCAAGCTGGCATTATATAGGAGCTCCAGCCGATGGCGATAGTGTTTTAGCTTTGGGAGCTATAACAGTAGATAAAGAAATGGCAGTTTTTAGCTCGTATGGCCCAAGTTCTGACAACAGAACAAAACCCAACGTAAGTGCATTAGGACAAGGTGTGATAGCTGTAAATCCATTTCAAGAATTAAAAAGTATAAGTGGTACTTCTTTTTCTTGCCCTATTACCTCAGGTATGGCAGCCTGCTTGTGGGAGGCTTTCCCGCAAAAAAGCAATATGGAAATATTTTATGCTATTCAGCAAAGTGCACATTTGTATTATGCTCCACAAAATCAGTTTGGCTATGGAATACCAAATTTTAAAATAGCTTTTCAAATATTGCAAGCCGGAGCAAATGGAGAAAATAAGTTAAAGGTTTTTCCTAATCCGGCAGATAACGAGCTCAATATATTTTTTGTAGAGCAAAAAGAGGGGAAATATACTATTAATATTGCAGATGCATCCGGTGCAATAGTTTACAAAGAAAGTGATTATGCTAAAACTTATACTTCTAAAATAGATGTAAATTTTTTACCTCAAGGGGTATATTACCTATCGGTACAACAAGGCAAAAAAGTGTATAAATCTAAGTTTATAAAAGAGTAG
- a CDS encoding adenosylcobalamin-dependent ribonucleoside-diphosphate reductase yields the protein MNKTIANQPKQKIYTYDEAVAAATDYFEGDTLAAGVWVNKYALKDSEGKIYESTPDQMHRRLAKEIARIENNYKNPFSEEDIYNVLKGFKYIVPQGGPMTGIGNDYQIASLSNCFVIGNDGNSDSYGGILKIDEEQVQLMKRRGGVGHDLSHIRPKGSAVKNSALTSTGIVPFMERYSNSTREVAQDGRRGALMLSVSIKHPDSKDFIDAKMDGTKVTGANVSVRLDNDFMRAVKNNTEYTQQYPIDSKNPQVTKNINAKKLWDKIIHNAWKSAEPGLLFWDTVIEESIPDCYADLGFKTVSTNPCGEIPLCPYDSCRLLAINLYSYVENPFTDKAHFNVELFKKHVAMAQRIMDNIVDLELEKVDKIIEKIDADPEGRDVKRNEFELWQKIKNKAIQGRRTGVGITAEGDMLAALGLKYGTKEATDYSTKIHKMLALAAYRSSVDMAKDRGAFPIYNAKKEEKNPMINRIKDADPKLYKDMVKYGRRNIALLTIAPTGTTSLMTQTTSGIEPAFMVSYKRRRKVNPNDAKVEVSFVDELGDSWEEYHVFHHKFKTWLEVNGYKLDHLEHLTDEELDKIIEKSPYYGATANDVDWIEKVRLQGAVQKWIDHSISVTVNVPNDTTEELVSKIYQTGWESGCKGITVYRDGSRSGVLVSKEDKKDALLEAFKETNAPKRPEKLEAEIVQFNNNKEQWIAVIGLLDGRPYEIFTGAAEESFSILSKVKRGWVIKGKTDDNKTRYDFQYEDSQGFKTTIEGLSRTFNKEYWNYARLISGVLRHGMPINFAVDMVENLHLSDTTLNTWKNGVVRALKRFVPDGTVPANNECPECKEPSLVYEEGCLNCKSCGHSKCG from the coding sequence ATGAACAAAACTATAGCAAACCAACCAAAGCAGAAAATTTATACTTATGATGAAGCAGTAGCAGCCGCTACAGATTATTTTGAAGGAGACACACTGGCAGCAGGTGTTTGGGTAAATAAATATGCTTTAAAAGATTCTGAGGGTAAAATTTATGAATCTACTCCGGATCAAATGCACAGAAGGTTAGCTAAAGAAATAGCTCGTATAGAAAACAATTACAAAAATCCATTTTCTGAAGAAGATATATATAATGTATTGAAAGGTTTTAAATATATTGTTCCTCAAGGTGGACCAATGACAGGAATAGGAAACGATTACCAAATAGCGTCATTGTCAAATTGTTTTGTAATAGGAAATGATGGTAATTCTGATTCGTATGGTGGCATACTAAAAATAGATGAAGAGCAAGTTCAGTTAATGAAAAGAAGAGGTGGCGTAGGACACGATTTATCGCACATAAGACCCAAAGGTAGTGCCGTTAAAAATAGTGCTTTAACCTCTACGGGAATAGTTCCTTTTATGGAACGCTATTCAAACTCTACAAGAGAAGTAGCACAAGATGGCAGAAGAGGAGCTTTAATGCTTTCGGTATCTATTAAGCATCCCGACTCAAAAGATTTTATAGATGCAAAAATGGACGGCACAAAAGTTACCGGAGCAAATGTTTCAGTTCGTTTAGATAATGATTTTATGCGTGCCGTAAAAAACAATACAGAATATACGCAACAATATCCTATAGATTCAAAAAATCCGCAGGTAACAAAAAATATAAATGCTAAAAAACTGTGGGATAAAATTATACATAACGCTTGGAAATCGGCAGAGCCGGGTTTATTGTTTTGGGACACCGTAATAGAAGAATCTATACCTGACTGCTATGCAGATTTAGGATTTAAAACCGTATCTACAAATCCTTGTGGCGAAATTCCATTATGCCCTTATGACAGTTGTCGTTTATTGGCTATAAATTTATATAGTTATGTAGAAAATCCATTTACAGATAAAGCACATTTTAATGTTGAGCTATTTAAAAAGCACGTAGCTATGGCACAGCGTATAATGGACAATATTGTAGATTTAGAATTGGAAAAAGTAGATAAAATAATAGAAAAAATAGACGCTGACCCAGAAGGTAGAGATGTGAAACGCAATGAATTTGAACTTTGGCAAAAAATAAAAAACAAAGCAATACAAGGTAGAAGAACTGGTGTAGGCATTACTGCCGAAGGAGATATGCTGGCTGCTTTAGGTTTAAAATACGGCACAAAAGAAGCTACAGATTACTCTACTAAAATACATAAAATGTTGGCATTAGCAGCCTACAGAAGTTCTGTAGATATGGCAAAAGATAGAGGAGCTTTCCCTATTTATAATGCTAAAAAAGAAGAGAAAAACCCAATGATAAACCGTATTAAAGATGCCGACCCAAAACTGTATAAGGATATGGTAAAATACGGAAGAAGAAATATCGCCTTACTTACTATTGCCCCAACAGGCACTACAAGTTTAATGACACAAACCACTTCCGGTATAGAACCGGCATTTATGGTTTCTTATAAAAGAAGAAGAAAAGTAAACCCTAACGATGCAAAAGTAGAAGTATCTTTTGTAGATGAATTAGGCGATTCTTGGGAAGAATATCACGTATTTCACCACAAATTTAAAACTTGGTTAGAAGTAAACGGATATAAATTAGACCATTTAGAGCACTTAACAGACGAAGAATTAGATAAAATAATAGAGAAATCGCCATACTACGGTGCTACAGCAAACGATGTTGACTGGATAGAAAAAGTACGCCTACAAGGAGCCGTACAAAAATGGATAGACCACTCTATAAGCGTTACCGTAAATGTGCCCAACGACACCACAGAAGAATTAGTAAGTAAAATTTACCAAACAGGCTGGGAAAGTGGCTGTAAAGGAATTACCGTTTACCGAGATGGTTCAAGAAGTGGTGTATTAGTATCTAAAGAAGATAAAAAAGATGCTTTATTAGAAGCTTTTAAAGAAACCAATGCTCCTAAAAGACCTGAAAAATTAGAAGCAGAAATAGTACAGTTTAACAATAATAAAGAGCAATGGATAGCTGTAATAGGTTTGTTAGACGGTCGTCCGTATGAAATATTTACAGGAGCGGCAGAAGAATCTTTCTCTATATTATCTAAAGTGAAAAGAGGCTGGGTAATAAAAGGAAAAACAGACGATAACAAAACACGCTACGATTTTCAATATGAAGACAGCCAAGGATTTAAAACAACTATAGAAGGACTGTCAAGAACTTTTAATAAAGAATATTGGAACTATGCAAGATTAATATCCGGAGTATTAAGACACGGAATGCCTATTAATTTTGCTGTAGATATGGTAGAAAACTTACACTTAAGTGATACTACTTTAAATACATGGAAAAACGGAGTAGTGCGTGCATTAAAAAGATTTGTGCCAGATGGTACTGTGCCTGCTAATAATGAATGTCCTGAATGTAAAGAACCATCTTTGGTATATGAAGAGGGTTGCTTAAACTGCAAAAGTTGTGGACACTCAAAATGCGGATAG